In Crinalium epipsammum PCC 9333, the genomic window TACGAACAGGAAGCGATCGCGCCAGCGCATGAATGGCTGAGAGTTAATGTTTTCGTCGTCTTTTGTGAAGTCTAGACCGCCGCGTAAGACTTCATAGACTGCACGACCATAGTTCTTAGCAGACAGACCTAATTTAGGCTTAATCGTACAACCCAGTAGAGGACGACCATACTTGTTCAGTTTGTCGCGCTCAACTTGAATTCCGTGAGGAGGTCCTTGGAATGTCTTGAGGTAAGCAACGGGGATACGAAGATCTTCCAAACGCAGGGCGCGGAGAGCTTTGAAACCGAATACGTTACCAACCAATGAGGTCAGCAAGTTGGTGACAGAACCTTCCTCAAACAAATCGAGAGGATAGGCGATGTAGGCGATAAATTGGTTATCTTCACCTGGAACTGGCTCAATATCGTAGCAACGACCTTTGTAGCGATCGAGGTCGGTTAACAAGTCAGTCCAAACTGTTGTCCAAGTACCAGTGGAAGACTCGGCAGCTACAGCCGCACCTGCTTCCTCAGGAGGAACTCCAGGCTGAGGTGTAACACGGAAAGCTGCTAATACGTCTGTATCCTTTGGCGTATAGTCAGGCGTGTAATATGTGAGGCGATAATCTTGTACTCCAGCTTTATACCCAGTTTTTGACTGAGTTTTCGTTTGAGAATAAGCCATGTCTTCCTTCCTGAGGAAATTTAATGTTCCTTTATGTTTGTATAACTATACCAGGAAGGCAATAAGTTATACTTTTAACATTTTTTAACATTTCATAACTTTTCTTTATATATCTCTGGCATTTACAGTTTAAATTAGTGGTTTTTCTTAACATTGCTGTTTTAAGTTGCTCAAATGGATTTTTTCTCTGGCAACGGCAACACTATGTATTCAGTCATTTCTAGCATTGGCTCGATAGTGTTTCAGTATAAATACTTACATTTAGAAGAATTGTAAACAAGCTGGTTTTGAGTCTTGAGCTTAAACAAACTTAACTTTAGGGCTGCCGTGATTAATGACGTTTAAAAAAATGGTAGTCAAAGGTATTGGTCGCAGCTTACCTACTATCAAAACCGCACTTTCGAGGTAAGGCAGCATGATGAGTTGATTTAATTCTTCCAAAAATAGTGAGGGCTGAGTCCTAATATTGAATTAGATCTACCTAAAAGAAGTGTTAAATGGCAGTTACCACCCAACAATTGATCCAATGGAAACAACAGGCGCGTCCAATTGTTGTGCTGACAGCTTGGGATTATGCGATCGCTCAACTGTTGGATGCTTCAGGGGTTGATGTTGTCCTAGTAGGCGATTCCCTGGGGATGGTGACGTTGGGATATGAAACTACTCTACCAGTCACGTTGGAGGAGATGCTGCACCATGCTAAAGCGGTGCGTAGAGGTGTGCAACAAGCTTTAGTAGTTGTGGATTTGCCGTTTTTAAGTTATCAAGAAAGTCCACAGCAAGCGATACATTCTGCTGGTCGGGTTTTGAAGGAAACGGGGGCGCAAGCAGTAAAGTTAGAAGGTGGATATCCAGCGATGGCTGAAACTGTAGGACGTTTGGTAAAGGCTGGTATTCCGGTATTAGGTCATATTGGTTTAACGCCTCAGTCTGTACATCAGCTTGGCTATCGTCAACAGGGGAAAACGGCTGATGCAGGTGAGCGTATTTTAGGGGAAGCGATCGCGCTAGAACAAGCGGGAGCGTTTGGGATTGTTCTTGAGCATATTCCCGCCTCTTTAGCAGCGCAGATTACACAAAAATTAACTATTCCTACAATCGGAATTGGCGCGGGATCTGATTGTGATGGACAAGTATTGGTAACGGCTGATGTTTTAGGACTTTCACAGCGACAACCACCGTTTGCTAAATCTTATGTAAATTTGCGAGAAATAATTACTCAAGCGGTAACAGATTTTAGTGGTGAGGTAAGAGAGCGAAATTTCCCATAATCAATTAACAATTAACAATGAGTATTGATTTTAGTAAATGTCTGACTGAGACTAATTTTTCTGCTATATATATGTGGTTCTGCGATCGCTAAACCCTAAGATGTTATACTTAGTCAAGGTTAGCGAATTTGTACCTTGAAAACTTCATACAATCATCGTTTTAGGTGATCGCCTGAAGCGAAAATTATTAATAATCCCTTTTAGGGATTGAAACAGGAATATATACCCATCTGTGTATATGTACTTTGCTCCAGCGAAAATTATTAATAATCCCTTTTAGGGATTGAAACGATTATGCTCCATCGGTTCGGGTCGGGGCTGTTCGGCGAAAATAGCTAATAATCCCTTTTAGGGATTGAAACATCGGGGCTTTTGGCTGTGGTAAATCTTTATTTAGCGAAAATTACTAATAATCCCTTTTAGGGATTGAAACCCACCGTTAAGTGGATTGTCCAAACTTCTGAGCAAAAGTCAACTAATGAAAGTTCGTGAACTCATCCGACTCTTAGAGGACGATGGATGGTATCTAGCTAGAACTAGAGGTAGCCATCGTCAGTTCTACCATCCTGAGAAAACTGGAGTCGTAACAGTCCCAGGAAAATTTTCAAAGGATGTGCCAATTGGGACGCTGAAAGCAATTTTTAAACAAGCTCAATTAGGAGACGAGGATGAAATATAAGTACGAAATTATCATTGAAAAAGCTGAAAACAATTACTCAGCTTTTTCACCCGATGTCCCAGGATGTATCACAGTAGGTGACACGGTGGAGGAAACTTTACAGGAAATGGAAGAAGCTATCGAGTTTCACTTAGAAGGATTAAAAGAGCGCGGCTTACCTATTCCTGAACCTAAAACTAATCACTTCTATGTAGAAGTCAACGCTTAGTCACATATAGCAGTTAGCTTGAAGTCCCCCTTAAAAAGGGGGATTTAGGGGGATCTCTGCAATCATTTTTAGGGATTGAAACTAAATACTAATTAGTTAACTGAAATCTCTCTTGAGAACCTAAAGAATAATCTTCTAACTTGAAATCTCCAAAAGGTTTCTTGTTTAACCGATCATATAAAGCTTCATCCAGCAGTACCCCTTCATCTTTCTTGCTAACTCCAACAATAATCA contains:
- a CDS encoding type II toxin-antitoxin system HicB family antitoxin, whose translation is MKYKYEIIIEKAENNYSAFSPDVPGCITVGDTVEETLQEMEEAIEFHLEGLKERGLPIPEPKTNHFYVEVNA
- the panB gene encoding 3-methyl-2-oxobutanoate hydroxymethyltransferase — encoded protein: MAVTTQQLIQWKQQARPIVVLTAWDYAIAQLLDASGVDVVLVGDSLGMVTLGYETTLPVTLEEMLHHAKAVRRGVQQALVVVDLPFLSYQESPQQAIHSAGRVLKETGAQAVKLEGGYPAMAETVGRLVKAGIPVLGHIGLTPQSVHQLGYRQQGKTADAGERILGEAIALEQAGAFGIVLEHIPASLAAQITQKLTIPTIGIGAGSDCDGQVLVTADVLGLSQRQPPFAKSYVNLREIITQAVTDFSGEVRERNFP
- a CDS encoding type II toxin-antitoxin system HicA family toxin, with translation MKVRELIRLLEDDGWYLARTRGSHRQFYHPEKTGVVTVPGKFSKDVPIGTLKAIFKQAQLGDEDEI